The DNA window CACCGGCACGGTGACTGCTCAGACGTCCGTGACGCATTCCGGCACAGCGACGGCTCCGGCCCCGCTGGCCGAGATCATCGCGGAGTTCCGTGCGGTGCCGGATCAGCAGCGGCTGAAGCTGCTGCTGGACTACGCCCACCGGCTGCCCGAGCTGCCGGAGGCCTATCGCGAGAACTTCGATGAGATGGACGAGGTGGTGGAGTGCCAGACTCCGCTGTTCCTGGCCACGGAGTTCCGCGACGAGGACCGCACTGTCGAGTTCTTCTTCGCTGCGCCGGAGGAGGTCCCGACCACCCGCGGGTTCGCCTCGATCATCCAGCACGGACTCAGTGGGCAGAGCTATGACGCGATCCTCAGCGCACCACTGGACGTCGGGGAGCAGCTGGGGATGGGGCGGGTGATCGCCCCGCTGCGGCTGCGGGCGGTCAACGCCATGTTCGGCCGGGTGCGCCGCAGCGTGGAGGATCACCTCAGCTGACCCGCCCCTCCGCTGCCCCACCCCTCCACCGACCCTCGTTTTACCAAGCGGAATCCGTTGTACCTGCACGTATACGGGCAGGTAATCCGAGAATCGCTTGGTAAGACGAGGGTCTTCGCATCGGGAGGGGTCGAGGGGACCGCGGGTCGAGTTAGCCGAAGGGCCGAGGATCCAGGGAGCAGGCAGAGGGACCCCGACCAGGCAGAATGGAGATATGGCAGAGACATCGGGCGACGGCGTCGTCGCAGCCCTGACCGAAGCACTCGGTGAGCTGGTGCTCACCGAGCCCTCCCTCCGTGCCGAGAAGGCTCAGGATCGCTCCTATCACCGGGGCGAACCACCCCTGGCCGTGGTCCAGCCCCGCAGCACCGACGAGGTGGCCGACGCCGTGCGGATCTGCTCGCTGCACAGCACCCCGGTGGTCCCGCGCGGCTCCGGCACCGGACTCGAGGGCGGATCCACCACCAGCGCGCAGAGCATCTGCCTGGATCTCTCCCAGATGGACCAGGTGCTCGAGGTCGCAGCCGATGACATGTACGCCCGCGTCCAGGCCGGGGTCATGAAGTCTTCGCTCAATGCCGCCCTGCAGCCTCACGGTCTGATGTTCCCGGTGGGCCCGGGCGTCGATGCCAGCGTGGGCGGCATGACCTCCACCAGCGCCAGCGGCACGACGGCGGTCAGCTACGGCACGCTGAAGGAGAACGTCATCGGGCTGACCGCAGTGCTGGCCGACGGGACTGTGGTCACCACCGGCGGGATCACCAAGAAGTCCTCGTCCGGCTACGACCTCACCCACCTGCTGGTGGGCGCGGAGGGCACCTTGGGCGTGATCACGGAGGTCACGGTCAAGGTCCACCCGATCCCGGAGACCGCCCAGGTCAGCATCTGGTCCCTGCCCACTCTGGCTGCGGCCGCCGAGCTCGTGGTCGCCGCACTGCGGTCCTCGCTGCGGATCGCCCGCGTGGAGCTGCTCGACGAGCTCACCGTCGGGGCTCTGGCCGACTACAACGGGATGACCTTCCCGGTGGCACCCACCCTGATGGTGGAGTTCGAGGGGACCGCCTCCGATGTGGCCGCCCAGTTCGCACAGTTCCGCACTCTGGCGGAGACCTACGCGGCCACACTCGCCGACGAGGCCACCGAGGTGGAGGAGTCCGCGCGGATCTGGCAGGCCCGCCATGATGCGCTGCCGGCGTCGTTGTCTCTGGTTCCCGGCTCCACCCCGATGATCTCGGATGTCTGTGTGCCGATCTCACAGCTGGCCGAGGCGGTGCTGGCCGCCAAGAAGGACGTGGACGACGCCGGACTCATCGCCTCGATCGTCGGGCATGTGGGCGACGGCAACTTCCACGTCGCCTATGTGCTGCCGCCGGAGGACCCGGAGACCTTCGAGAAGGCGAAGGCGATCAACCAACGAGTCGTGGCCCGCGCCCTGGAGGCAGGGGGCACCTGCACCGGTGAACACGGGATCGGCAGCGGCAAGGTGGCCTCCATGGCCAAGGAGCATGCCTCGGCCATCCCGGCCATGCAGGCGATCAAGCAGGCCCTGGACCCGCAGAACATCATGAACCCCGGCAAGGTGGTGCCTCCGCGGCCCCACCCCTG is part of the Nesterenkonia lacusekhoensis genome and encodes:
- a CDS encoding SufE family protein gives rise to the protein MTAQTSVTHSGTATAPAPLAEIIAEFRAVPDQQRLKLLLDYAHRLPELPEAYRENFDEMDEVVECQTPLFLATEFRDEDRTVEFFFAAPEEVPTTRGFASIIQHGLSGQSYDAILSAPLDVGEQLGMGRVIAPLRLRAVNAMFGRVRRSVEDHLS
- a CDS encoding FAD-binding oxidoreductase, whose translation is MAETSGDGVVAALTEALGELVLTEPSLRAEKAQDRSYHRGEPPLAVVQPRSTDEVADAVRICSLHSTPVVPRGSGTGLEGGSTTSAQSICLDLSQMDQVLEVAADDMYARVQAGVMKSSLNAALQPHGLMFPVGPGVDASVGGMTSTSASGTTAVSYGTLKENVIGLTAVLADGTVVTTGGITKKSSSGYDLTHLLVGAEGTLGVITEVTVKVHPIPETAQVSIWSLPTLAAAAELVVAALRSSLRIARVELLDELTVGALADYNGMTFPVAPTLMVEFEGTASDVAAQFAQFRTLAETYAATLADEATEVEESARIWQARHDALPASLSLVPGSTPMISDVCVPISQLAEAVLAAKKDVDDAGLIASIVGHVGDGNFHVAYVLPPEDPETFEKAKAINQRVVARALEAGGTCTGEHGIGSGKVASMAKEHASAIPAMQAIKQALDPQNIMNPGKVVPPRPHP